Proteins encoded within one genomic window of Methanolacinia paynteri:
- a CDS encoding MarR family winged helix-turn-helix transcriptional regulator — protein sequence MQDILNKDIPLGGLFSIIYRSRNIYLNNSMNTTGLSQGQVFALITLSKEDNITQDRIAELFYLDKGTVARAVRKLEDSGYICRTQDPDNRRAHKLSLTEKGKKILPYIKEIANKWDKDVCKGFSPEDLDKFNSLLRTICERSLLSAMEVPGYGDRS from the coding sequence ATGCAGGACATTCTGAATAAAGATATTCCGCTCGGCGGTCTTTTCTCAATAATATACCGGTCACGGAATATCTATCTCAATAATTCAATGAATACTACAGGGCTTTCCCAGGGGCAGGTCTTTGCCCTGATCACTCTTTCAAAGGAGGATAATATCACACAGGACAGGATCGCGGAGTTGTTCTATCTCGACAAAGGAACAGTTGCCCGTGCAGTCCGCAAACTCGAGGATTCCGGATACATATGCAGAACGCAGGACCCGGATAACCGCAGGGCGCACAAGCTGAGCCTCACTGAAAAAGGGAAAAAAATCCTACCTTATATTAAAGAAATCGCGAATAAATGGGATAAAGATGTCTGCAAGGGCTTTTCACCGGAAGATCTTGATAAATTCAACTCCCTGCTGAGGACAATCTGCGAAAGGAGCCTTCTTTCGGCAATGGAGGTTCCGGGATACGGGGATCGTTCATGA
- a CDS encoding HdeD family acid-resistance protein, with the protein MVDESGFLGNPINFTPEWWTFVLMGICALILGALGFAMPLWFAEFFGLFIAFLVIIYSIITLIQGIKSKEGAGASIALIILGIIGIIIGILIVTSALAAFLLTTYLIAFWMLMIAFSDIWMAFTGSAGTGYKILLVIAGIFALIIGFYLLMFPILGTGIMIQVISIFAMVWGIFMIITGMAGKGVSAAAAAEAS; encoded by the coding sequence ATGGTAGATGAATCCGGATTTCTTGGAAATCCGATAAACTTCACACCTGAATGGTGGACCTTTGTTCTGATGGGTATCTGTGCCCTGATTCTGGGAGCACTTGGATTTGCGATGCCTCTCTGGTTTGCAGAATTTTTCGGACTGTTTATAGCATTCCTTGTAATAATTTACAGCATTATTACGCTCATCCAGGGAATTAAAAGCAAGGAAGGAGCCGGAGCTTCAATAGCACTGATAATTCTCGGAATTATCGGAATCATAATAGGGATTCTGATTGTAACAAGTGCTCTTGCAGCATTCCTGCTGACTACATACCTCATTGCATTCTGGATGTTAATGATCGCCTTTTCGGACATCTGGATGGCATTTACAGGCAGTGCCGGAACCGGATACAAGATTCTTCTTGTAATTGCCGGAATATTCGCACTCATTATTGGGTTCTACCTGTTGATGTTCCCGATTCTCGGAACAGGCATCATGATCCAGGTTATTTCAATATTCGCCATGGTTTGGGGAATATTCATGATCATTACAGGTATGGCTGGCAAAGGTGTTTCTGCTGCTGCGGCGGCTGAAGCAAGCTGA
- a CDS encoding GNAT family N-acetyltransferase → MESSRGGDPYSHAVFIRQMAVLFPQLFIIALNKDGDIIGYTLGGISAGEPKSGLVMRIFVASGFRRCGAGRLLMDELGKRFSQFRVVSVSLTVSPSNEGAVRLYEKLGFARSDYIKDYFGKGEDRIVMTAPYGGNLPDERS, encoded by the coding sequence ATGGAATCGTCAAGAGGCGGCGATCCATACTCGCATGCCGTTTTTATACGCCAGATGGCGGTTCTTTTTCCTCAATTGTTTATTATTGCTCTCAATAAAGACGGTGACATTATCGGGTATACGCTCGGAGGCATAAGTGCAGGCGAACCGAAATCCGGTCTGGTGATGAGGATATTTGTCGCTTCTGGTTTCAGGAGATGCGGGGCGGGACGGTTGCTTATGGATGAACTTGGAAAGCGTTTTTCGCAATTCAGGGTAGTCTCAGTGTCACTGACAGTGTCGCCGTCGAACGAAGGAGCTGTCAGGCTTTATGAAAAACTTGGTTTTGCAAGGTCCGATTATATCAAAGATTATTTCGGGAAAGGTGAAGATCGGATCGTCATGACTGCGCCTTATGGCGGAAATCTTCCGGATGAACGAAGTTAA
- a CDS encoding DUF5518 domain-containing protein — translation MGFWIAAILGFISMVVITWLLKDSYPLYASLIGPLCGGFIAGIVLGEGVGEGAKVGFISGVFGALLVSVIILITGAALFGIIGAFVGAIIDLVIMIFATLLFGIFGMIGGGIGGIFRNK, via the coding sequence ATGGGATTTTGGATTGCTGCTATTTTAGGTTTTATCTCGATGGTTGTAATCACTTGGCTCCTCAAAGACTCTTATCCGTTATATGCATCTTTAATCGGTCCTCTTTGCGGTGGTTTCATCGCGGGAATTGTCCTTGGCGAAGGTGTCGGTGAAGGTGCAAAGGTCGGCTTTATCTCGGGAGTCTTCGGCGCCCTGCTGGTTTCAGTGATAATACTTATTACAGGGGCTGCTCTCTTTGGAATTATCGGAGCTTTCGTAGGTGCTATTATCGATCTTGTGATAATGATCTTTGCAACTCTTCTTTTCGGAATTTTTGGCATGATAGGGGGAGGAATCGGCGGGATTTTCCGTAATAAGTAA